A portion of the Pseudomonas koreensis genome contains these proteins:
- a CDS encoding TetR/AcrR family transcriptional regulator → MAQSETVERILDAAEQLFAEKGFAETSLRLITSKAGVNLAAVNYHFGSKKALIQAVFSRFLGPFCVSLDKELERRQAKPENKPTLEELLEILVEQALVVQPRSGNDLSIFMRLLGLAFSQSQGHLRRYLEDMYGKVFRRYMLLVNEAAPRIPPIELFWRVHFMLGAAAFSMSGIKALRAIAETDFGVNTSIEQVMRLMVPFLAAGMRAETGVTDTAMASAQLRPRSKSGPVAAKV, encoded by the coding sequence ATGGCCCAATCGGAAACCGTTGAACGCATTCTTGATGCTGCCGAGCAGTTGTTCGCGGAGAAAGGATTCGCTGAAACCTCATTGCGTTTGATCACCAGCAAGGCTGGCGTCAATCTGGCTGCGGTGAATTATCACTTCGGCTCCAAGAAAGCGCTGATTCAAGCCGTGTTCTCGCGTTTTCTCGGACCGTTCTGCGTCAGCCTCGATAAAGAGCTGGAGCGCCGGCAGGCCAAGCCGGAGAACAAGCCGACCCTCGAAGAGCTGTTGGAAATCCTCGTCGAGCAAGCGCTCGTGGTGCAGCCCCGCAGCGGTAACGATCTGTCGATCTTCATGCGTTTGCTCGGCCTCGCGTTCAGCCAGAGCCAGGGCCACTTGCGGCGTTATCTGGAAGACATGTACGGCAAGGTGTTCCGCCGCTACATGTTGCTGGTCAACGAAGCGGCGCCACGCATTCCGCCGATCGAGCTGTTCTGGCGCGTACACTTCATGCTTGGCGCCGCCGCGTTCAGCATGTCCGGGATCAAGGCCTTGCGCGCGATTGCCGAAACCGATTTCGGCGTCAACACGTCCATTGAGCAAGTGATGCGCCTGATGGTGCCGTTCCTCGCGGCCGGCATGCGCGCTGAAACCGGCGTCACCGATACCGCCATGGCCAGCGCGCAATTGCGTCCGCGCAGCAAGTCCGGGCCGGTCGCCGCCAAGGTTTGA
- the lexA gene encoding transcriptional repressor LexA, with protein sequence MLKLTPRQAEILAFIKRCLEDNGYPPTRAEIAQELGFKSPNAAEEHLKALARKGAIEMTPGASRGIRIPGFEAKADDSTLPIIGRVAAGAPILAQQHIEESCNINPTFFHPRADYLLRVHGMSMKDIGIFDGDLLAVHTTREARNGQVVVARIGDEVTVKRFKREGSKVWLIAENPEFAPIEVDLKDQELVIEGLSVGVIRR encoded by the coding sequence ATGCTAAAGCTGACGCCACGCCAAGCCGAGATTCTGGCCTTCATCAAACGTTGCCTCGAAGACAACGGCTATCCGCCCACCCGTGCGGAAATCGCTCAGGAATTGGGTTTCAAATCGCCCAACGCGGCGGAAGAACATCTCAAGGCCCTGGCCCGCAAAGGCGCGATCGAGATGACCCCCGGCGCTTCCCGCGGCATCCGTATTCCCGGCTTCGAAGCCAAGGCCGACGACTCCACCCTGCCGATCATTGGCCGAGTGGCTGCCGGCGCGCCGATCCTCGCCCAGCAGCACATCGAAGAATCCTGCAACATCAACCCGACCTTCTTCCATCCTCGCGCCGACTATCTGTTGCGTGTGCATGGCATGAGCATGAAGGACATCGGCATCTTCGATGGTGACCTGCTGGCAGTGCACACCACCCGTGAAGCGCGTAACGGCCAGGTTGTGGTCGCCCGTATCGGCGACGAAGTGACAGTCAAACGCTTCAAGCGCGAAGGCAGCAAAGTCTGGCTGATCGCCGAAAACCCCGAGTTCGCCCCTATCGAAGTCGACCTGAAAGATCAGGAACTGGTGATCGAAGGCTTGAGTGTCGGCGTCATTCGCCGCTAA